From a single Hypanus sabinus isolate sHypSab1 chromosome 7, sHypSab1.hap1, whole genome shotgun sequence genomic region:
- the LOC132397087 gene encoding general transcription factor II-I repeat domain-containing protein 2-like yields the protein MENSKKRKVTEENRTFNDTWADSFAFTADETGLPVCLICNEKLANNKKSKVARDFQNKHAAFAQKYPDGDERKKAISELMRKVDLSKNHFKKWMKSGKSTTYASFVAAQEIVRHGKQFTDGKYIKESFIKISEHLFTDFKNENEIVQKIRDMPLSAKTVKDRTIKMAENITRQQIKDINSAVAYSIACDESKDKGDIEQIALFCRYVNSAGPQEEMIELIPLKGQTRGEDICEAVLNCLRAKVIKTTHLVSVATDGAPSMTGAHKGFVALLQKSLDRKLLTFHCILHQEALCAQTFPPQCTEVMDVVIQIVNKIMAKSLNHRQFRLLLDELESAYSDLLLHNKVRWLSRGEVLKRFVACLEEVKTFLGSKGLTFPELEQPEWLEKLHFTVDTTAHLNTLNTALQGKGRSALNMLEDVLAFERKLTVLARDLQKGTLSHFPNLRKFKEAHDMIFGVFTFCNHHNANIVWETLL from the coding sequence atggagaattctaaaaaaagaaaagtgactgaagaaaacagaacgtttaatgatacgtgggcagattcatttgctttcactgctgacgagactggtttaccggtatgcttaatatgcaatgagaaactagcaaacaacaaaaagtcaaaagtcgcaagggatttccagaataaacacgcagcctttgctcaaaaatatccggatggagatgagagaaaaaaagccatttcggaactgatgcggaaggttgatctgagcaaaaatcatttcaagaagtggatgaagtctggaaaatcaactacatatgctagttttgttgccgctcaggaaatagtcaggcacgggaagcagtttacagatggtaaatatataaaagaatctttcattaagatttcagaacatctattcacggactttaaaaacgagaatgaaattgtgcagaaaattagggatatgcccctctctgcaaagactgtcaaagacagaaccataaaaatggcagaaaacatcacaagacagcaaattaaagacatcaattcagctgtggcctactcgattgcctgtgacgagtctaaagacaaaggtgatattgaacaaatagcactgttctgccggtatgtaaactctgccgggccacaggaagaaatgattgagttgatacctctaaaaggccaaacacggggggaggacatctgtgaggctgtcttgaattgtttaagagccaaagtaataaagaccacccacctggtgtcagtagctactgatggggcaccaagtatgacaggagcacacaagggatttgtggctttactgcagaagtcgctggacagaaagctgctgacttttcactgcatcttgcaccaagaggcactgtgcgctcaaacatttcctccacaatgcacagaagtaatggatgttgtcattcagattgtcaataaaataatggcaaaaagtttaaatcaccgtcaattccgtttgttactggacgagctggaaagcgcatattctgatctcctgctgcacaacaaagtccggtggctgtccagaggggaggtgctgaaacgctttgtcgcgtgtctggaagaagtgaaaactttcctgggcagcaaagggctcacctttcctgagctggaacagccagagtggctggaaaagctacacttcacgGTAGAcacgacagcgcacctgaacacgctgaacacagctcttcaggggaaaggacgctcAGCCCtaaacatgttggaggatgttttggcattcgagcgcaagttaacagtgcttgccagagatttacagaaaggcacattgtctcacttccccaatttgagaaaGTTCAAagaagctcacgacatgatattcggagtatttacattctgcaatcatcacaatgcaaacatcgtttgggaaacgcttctgtga